The following coding sequences lie in one Maribacter forsetii DSM 18668 genomic window:
- a CDS encoding RNA polymerase sigma factor produces the protein MTFLKKLCFIIIGNQFNEKSVSGDVNKDYTDLELVERIVANNDSMLFGVLYDRYSKLVYNKCLGFAKSNKEAEDLTQDIFLMLYVKLGSFKGNSKFSTWLYSFTYNFCVNYVNRNKERKINDNSVKFETHEDVPVEVTDNLLLEMQVDKLKKALELIAPEDKSILLLKYQDGASIKELEDILELKSSAIKMRLKRAKAKVTEMYKTLP, from the coding sequence GTGACATTTCTTAAAAAGCTATGTTTTATAATTATCGGAAACCAATTTAACGAAAAATCGGTTTCGGGTGATGTGAACAAAGACTATACTGATTTAGAGTTAGTGGAGCGCATTGTTGCGAACAATGACTCTATGCTCTTTGGAGTGCTTTATGATAGGTACTCGAAATTAGTTTACAATAAGTGTTTGGGTTTTGCTAAGTCTAATAAAGAGGCAGAAGACTTAACTCAAGATATTTTTCTAATGCTTTATGTAAAATTGGGTTCGTTCAAAGGAAATTCAAAGTTTTCTACCTGGTTATATTCTTTTACCTATAATTTCTGTGTTAATTACGTGAATAGAAATAAGGAGCGGAAAATAAATGATAATTCGGTTAAGTTTGAAACACATGAAGATGTTCCGGTAGAGGTGACGGATAATTTGTTGCTTGAAATGCAAGTGGATAAACTTAAGAAAGCCTTAGAACTTATAGCCCCTGAAGATAAATCGATATTGCTATTAAAATATCAAGATGGAGCTTCTATTAAAGAATTAGAAGATATATTAGAATTAAAATCAAGTGCCATTAAAATGAGGCTCAAAAGAGCAAAAGCGAAAGTTACCGAAATGTATAAAACCCTACCTTAA
- a CDS encoding peptidase associated/transthyretin-like domain-containing protein yields MKLSLFTLLLFSFFGYAQYSTSAIVLDSADNTPLEFVGVYNSKDHTMTNADGRFQFSSSLDSITIYRVGYDKLNTTFQKLGDTIHLNKSVLELNEVTVTNEKTLWQKVGDSVRSNYPIYPYKEKFLLRGVLRYNGEITRIQDLQGKLERRTLLYTKEIDPDKKDFKVELTNMRKVGLVKDENDVYFIFESFNSLFMNLIPMNATGDDFDLTESSFDNGNKISINFQSKSAIKDEDFYGYYIINTEDYAMERFKMTVELYDKPFKNSGKHIRYRTVSYEKEISLSKSSNTSKYYIASAKYDVKVELTDEENSFTSFTMFHLF; encoded by the coding sequence ATGAAATTATCGCTTTTCACATTACTTCTTTTTTCCTTTTTCGGCTATGCCCAATACAGTACTAGCGCTATTGTCTTGGATAGTGCAGATAATACACCATTAGAATTTGTTGGCGTTTACAATAGTAAAGACCACACGATGACAAATGCAGATGGACGTTTTCAGTTCTCATCATCATTAGATTCTATTACAATTTACAGAGTTGGTTATGATAAATTAAACACCACTTTTCAAAAATTGGGAGATACTATTCACCTCAACAAAAGTGTACTAGAACTAAACGAAGTTACCGTTACCAACGAAAAAACGCTCTGGCAAAAGGTTGGGGATTCTGTGAGATCAAACTACCCTATTTATCCTTATAAAGAGAAATTTTTGTTAAGAGGCGTACTACGGTATAATGGTGAAATTACCCGTATACAAGATTTACAAGGAAAGTTGGAAAGGAGAACACTTCTATACACTAAAGAGATAGATCCCGATAAAAAGGACTTTAAAGTAGAGTTAACCAATATGCGTAAAGTTGGTTTAGTTAAAGATGAAAATGATGTTTACTTTATTTTCGAATCGTTCAATAGTCTATTCATGAATCTAATTCCTATGAACGCAACAGGAGATGATTTTGATTTGACTGAATCTAGTTTCGATAATGGTAATAAAATCAGCATTAATTTTCAATCAAAATCCGCTATAAAAGATGAAGATTTTTATGGATATTATATTATAAATACAGAAGACTACGCAATGGAAAGGTTTAAAATGACAGTAGAACTATATGATAAGCCTTTTAAAAATAGTGGTAAGCATATTAGATATAGAACAGTGTCCTATGAAAAGGAAATATCTCTTTCTAAATCTTCCAATACGAGTAAATATTACATAGCTTCCGCTAAGTACGATGTAAAAGTAGAACTGACAGATGAAGAGAACTCTTTTACCTCTTTTACGATGTTTCATTTATTCTAA
- a CDS encoding MFS transporter has translation MKSLRLILGNARYFGPSWVFASINILFGTWAIYIPTVKDALEISKSELGIAIFFLALGVFTVFPFASGIVNKVGVGKVTFYGVMMSCTAAMLPLLAPNYYVLMVALFLFGAANGITDIAMNTLVTEIEKKDKVKFMAASHGFFSLGGVLAGLGSFLIGPLSNPVLHMSFAVLLVVLVNLKFRSQYFSEIAEQIENEPFSLGLLKPLLLLGLISFIAMGSEGAIVDWSGLYLKEVALAPKALWGIGFLGFQITMTLGRFLGDGISDKIGSVKIVALGAVFAILGYFLVLSADITLSIIGFTLNGLGFSVMVPEVFRIGGNVKGIESSKGIAFIAGTGYAGFLCAPPILGFLAENYSLTRSFVVLLVCAFLILLFTLLLKRKTA, from the coding sequence GTGAAATCATTACGATTAATTTTAGGGAATGCTAGATACTTCGGTCCTTCATGGGTTTTCGCTAGTATAAATATTCTATTTGGTACATGGGCAATCTATATACCTACGGTAAAAGATGCTTTGGAAATTAGTAAATCTGAATTAGGTATAGCTATATTCTTTTTGGCATTAGGGGTATTTACCGTATTTCCATTTGCTTCTGGTATTGTCAATAAAGTTGGAGTAGGTAAGGTTACTTTTTATGGTGTAATGATGAGCTGTACCGCGGCTATGCTGCCCTTATTAGCACCTAATTATTATGTGTTGATGGTGGCATTATTTCTTTTTGGAGCGGCAAACGGTATTACCGATATCGCTATGAATACTTTGGTAACCGAGATCGAAAAAAAAGACAAGGTAAAATTTATGGCAGCTTCCCATGGTTTTTTTAGTCTAGGTGGAGTATTGGCAGGGTTGGGTAGTTTTTTAATTGGTCCGTTATCAAATCCGGTATTACACATGTCATTTGCCGTTTTGTTGGTAGTATTGGTCAATTTGAAATTTAGGAGTCAGTATTTTTCGGAAATAGCGGAGCAAATTGAAAATGAACCATTTAGCTTAGGGCTTTTAAAGCCATTATTGTTACTAGGTCTAATTTCATTTATAGCAATGGGTAGCGAAGGAGCTATAGTGGATTGGAGCGGATTGTATCTTAAGGAAGTAGCATTAGCTCCGAAAGCTTTATGGGGAATTGGGTTTTTGGGTTTTCAAATTACCATGACCTTAGGTAGGTTTTTAGGTGATGGTATTAGTGATAAAATTGGGTCGGTGAAAATTGTGGCTTTGGGAGCTGTTTTCGCGATACTAGGTTATTTTTTAGTGCTTTCGGCAGACATTACTTTAAGTATTATAGGTTTCACCTTGAATGGATTAGGTTTTTCTGTAATGGTACCCGAAGTTTTTAGAATAGGAGGAAATGTAAAAGGAATTGAATCTTCTAAAGGCATTGCATTTATTGCAGGTACGGGTTATGCGGGGTTTTTATGTGCACCACCAATTTTGGGTTTTCTAGCAGAGAATTACAGTTTAACTAGAAGCTTTGTGGTATTGCTTGTTTGTGCATTTCTCATACTATTATTTACACTTTTGTTGAAGCGAAAAACTGCTTAG
- the kynU gene encoding kynureninase: MEFKNTLAFAQSLDAQDNLKAYRDEFIFPKIKGEEVIYFTGNSLGLQPKRTKAFVDEVMKDWAELAVEGHFYAEKPWWDYHERLAAPLAKVVGALPEEVSVMNTLTVNLHLLMVSFYNPTKKRFKILCEEKAFPSDQYMFQSQVRFHGLEPEETIVEIKKREGEDHWRTEDILAKIEELGDELALVLMGGVNYYNGQVMDMETITKAGKAVGANVGWDLAHAVGNVELKLHDWDADFASWCSYKYMNSGPGNASGIFVNKKHLNKKDMQRFEGWWGTKKETRFLMKPEFEPMENADAWQISNVPILSVAPYLASLTMFEEVGMQKLIEKRTLIVSYLEFILHEIDKEVDSSFEIITPKDRGCQLSVFLHGQGKSLFNYLMDNGVVTDWREPNVIRLAPAPFYSTYEDMYRFGQILKAGVLAN, encoded by the coding sequence ATGGAATTTAAAAATACGTTGGCGTTTGCACAGTCTTTAGATGCGCAAGACAACTTAAAAGCATATAGAGATGAGTTCATTTTTCCTAAAATTAAAGGGGAAGAAGTTATCTATTTTACAGGGAACTCTTTAGGTCTGCAACCAAAACGAACAAAGGCTTTTGTGGATGAAGTGATGAAAGATTGGGCAGAACTAGCCGTAGAAGGTCACTTTTATGCTGAAAAACCTTGGTGGGATTATCATGAGCGCTTAGCGGCACCTTTGGCAAAAGTGGTTGGTGCATTGCCGGAAGAGGTATCGGTAATGAATACCTTGACAGTAAATCTTCATTTGTTGATGGTTTCATTTTACAATCCCACAAAAAAAAGATTTAAAATTCTATGTGAGGAAAAAGCTTTCCCCAGTGATCAATATATGTTTCAAAGTCAGGTTCGCTTTCATGGTTTAGAGCCGGAAGAAACTATCGTAGAGATTAAAAAGCGTGAAGGAGAGGATCATTGGAGAACCGAAGATATACTAGCGAAAATTGAAGAATTGGGTGATGAGCTGGCTCTTGTGTTAATGGGTGGGGTCAATTATTACAACGGGCAAGTGATGGATATGGAAACCATAACAAAAGCCGGAAAAGCTGTTGGTGCCAACGTTGGTTGGGATTTGGCGCATGCCGTTGGTAATGTGGAATTGAAATTACATGACTGGGATGCCGATTTTGCATCTTGGTGTAGTTACAAGTACATGAACAGTGGTCCGGGGAATGCATCGGGGATTTTTGTAAATAAAAAGCACCTAAATAAAAAGGATATGCAACGGTTTGAAGGTTGGTGGGGAACGAAGAAGGAAACCCGTTTTCTTATGAAGCCAGAATTTGAGCCTATGGAAAACGCTGATGCCTGGCAAATAAGTAATGTACCTATTTTATCTGTTGCACCATATCTAGCATCACTGACTATGTTTGAAGAAGTGGGCATGCAAAAGCTGATAGAAAAGAGAACGTTAATTGTTTCTTATCTAGAGTTCATTTTACACGAAATAGATAAAGAAGTAGATAGTTCTTTTGAAATTATCACTCCTAAAGATAGAGGCTGTCAATTGTCTGTATTCTTACACGGACAAGGAAAATCTTTGTTCAATTATCTAATGGATAACGGCGTGGTGACCGATTGGCGGGAGCCTAACGTAATCCGTTTAGCACCGGCACCTTTTTATTCTACCTATGAAGATATGTATCGTTTTGGTCAGATATTAAAAGCAGGGGTACTTGCAAATTAG
- a CDS encoding GNAT family N-acetyltransferase, translating into MNTEITIREAVKSDIPVLLQHEQEVVKAERPMDPTIRSTDVTYYNLDMLMENPRATVMVACEGDKIVATGYALEKPARHYLDHETYAYFGFMYTEPDYRGKGINGKIVSALQDWSTKAGLTEIRLHVYNDNDPAIRAYEKKGFKRHMIEMRLRTES; encoded by the coding sequence ATGAATACTGAAATTACGATTAGAGAAGCGGTAAAAAGTGATATACCTGTTTTGTTACAACATGAGCAGGAAGTTGTGAAAGCAGAACGCCCGATGGACCCAACCATTAGAAGTACCGACGTTACTTATTATAATTTAGACATGTTAATGGAAAACCCTAGAGCAACAGTTATGGTTGCTTGTGAAGGAGATAAAATTGTAGCAACTGGCTATGCCTTGGAAAAACCGGCTAGACATTACCTAGATCATGAAACATATGCTTACTTTGGATTCATGTATACAGAACCGGATTATAGAGGTAAGGGTATAAATGGTAAAATAGTAAGCGCCCTGCAAGATTGGTCTACAAAAGCAGGTTTAACTGAGATACGGTTGCATGTGTATAATGATAATGATCCTGCTATTAGAGCTTATGAGAAAAAAGGATTTAAAAGGCATATGATAGAAATGCGCTTAAGAACAGAATCGTAG
- a CDS encoding O-methyltransferase, translating into MHFLSPLLENYLADNSQAEPKLLQELTRETHLKVIQPRMLTGHFQGRVLSLLSKLMNPTNILEIGTYTGYSALCLAEGLQKNGQLHTIDVNAELEEIQRSFFDRSDYGSQIIQHVGNALDIIPKMDITFDLIFIDAEKKQYDKYLEAVLPKTKSGSVILSDNVLWSGKVVEPLDPKDVTTKVLLDYNKKLSEHPLLETVLLPIRDGLTLSRVK; encoded by the coding sequence ATGCATTTTCTATCACCCCTTTTAGAAAACTATTTAGCCGATAATTCACAAGCTGAACCTAAATTATTACAGGAGCTTACACGCGAAACGCATTTAAAAGTCATACAACCACGTATGCTTACAGGGCATTTTCAAGGTCGTGTGCTTAGCTTACTTTCTAAATTGATGAATCCCACCAATATTCTTGAAATTGGCACTTATACCGGGTATTCTGCTTTATGCCTTGCAGAAGGCTTACAGAAAAACGGACAATTACATACCATAGATGTCAATGCAGAACTAGAAGAGATTCAGCGTTCCTTTTTTGACCGAAGCGATTACGGTTCTCAGATTATTCAGCATGTGGGCAATGCGTTAGATATCATCCCAAAAATGGATATTACTTTCGACCTTATTTTTATTGATGCCGAAAAAAAACAGTATGATAAATACTTAGAGGCCGTTTTACCTAAAACCAAATCTGGATCTGTTATTCTTTCTGATAATGTATTGTGGTCCGGAAAAGTAGTTGAACCGTTAGACCCTAAGGATGTTACTACAAAAGTATTGCTGGATTACAATAAGAAACTAAGTGAACACCCGCTTTTAGAAACCGTTCTGCTACCTATACGTGACGGCCTGACCTTAAGTAGGGTAAAATAA
- a CDS encoding phosphatase PAP2 family protein, giving the protein MLDDILQWDRDTFVYLNSLGIEQYDAFWSTVTKFPPWIPLFALIVFLFFFKFPKREAITMILTILVMAAFVATITDLTKHVVARLRPNNDEELNTLIRILRSPSGFSFFSGHASSSFSIITLTVLFLRHKFKWVYLFYIWPLLFAMSRVYVGVHFPIDLMVGALVGIVSAWLFYRLYGLLILPYLRSGRHV; this is encoded by the coding sequence ATGTTAGATGACATTTTACAATGGGACCGAGATACCTTTGTCTATCTAAACAGTCTTGGTATTGAGCAGTATGATGCTTTTTGGTCTACGGTTACCAAATTTCCACCTTGGATTCCCTTATTTGCACTTATCGTTTTTCTTTTCTTTTTTAAGTTTCCAAAACGTGAGGCCATAACAATGATTTTGACCATTTTGGTCATGGCGGCTTTTGTAGCTACCATAACCGATTTAACAAAGCACGTTGTTGCACGACTACGCCCCAATAATGATGAGGAACTAAATACCTTAATTCGCATATTGCGTAGTCCGTCTGGCTTCAGTTTTTTCTCAGGTCACGCATCATCATCTTTTTCGATTATCACTTTAACGGTACTTTTTCTAAGACATAAATTTAAGTGGGTTTACCTATTTTATATTTGGCCCCTATTATTTGCTATGAGCAGGGTGTATGTAGGTGTACATTTCCCCATTGATTTAATGGTGGGTGCTTTGGTAGGTATCGTATCAGCTTGGCTGTTCTATAGGTTATACGGTCTACTTATTTTACCCTACTTAAGGTCAGGCCGTCACGTATAG
- a CDS encoding twin-arginine translocase TatA/TatE family subunit: MYSLFISGAEIFFIMFIVVMVFGADKIPGIAKGLGKGMRQLKDATEDIKQEIQKSADKQGIDTSFVTDIKKDIDDMKQDISSGLGNDVKKQINDVSKNINEVTGSIKRK; encoded by the coding sequence ATGTATTCATTATTTATTAGTGGCGCGGAAATTTTCTTCATTATGTTTATTGTAGTGATGGTTTTTGGTGCCGATAAAATTCCTGGTATTGCCAAGGGTTTAGGTAAAGGTATGCGTCAACTTAAAGATGCTACTGAAGATATTAAACAAGAAATTCAGAAGAGTGCTGACAAGCAGGGTATAGATACTAGTTTTGTGACCGATATTAAAAAAGATATCGACGATATGAAACAAGACATTAGCTCTGGTTTAGGTAATGACGTCAAAAAACAAATTAATGACGTTAGTAAAAATATCAATGAAGTAACGGGTAGCATCAAGCGAAAGTAA
- a CDS encoding M1 family metallopeptidase — protein MIRVKYAVASILFLFAAVSFAQETVTKEKEPGHYNQSKFKQLYEEFATPNTYRSASGAPGPDYYQQQADYVMDIRLDDKNAKLFGEETITYTNNSPDDLEYLWVQLDQNVREKDSKAALKNGSGISLGDSPEKFVGNYMTESFDGGFNIDYVKDASGKALPFTINFTMMRVDLPTPLKSGDDFSFDIKWNYNIPDHTVNRARSGYEFFEEDGNRAYVIAQFFPRMAVYNDVEGWQNHQFWGNGEFALPFGDYEVNITVPADHILDGTGVLQNRKEVYSKEMMSRYEKAKKSYDKPVIIVTQAEAEAAEKGFSEKTKTWKLKAENVRDFGFATSRKFIWDMQAVKLGNRDVMAVSMYPKEGNPLWEEYSTKAVAHTLKSYSSHTFDYPYPKAISVHAKRQGMEYPMICWNYGRPNKDGSYSDRTKYGMISVIIHEVGHNFFPMIVNSDERQWGWMDEGLDTFMQYMAEQEFGEAYPTAIAPNDKYPSRRGDPAKIVPYMSGDQSTISPIMSNPENVFQLGPNAYGKPATALNILRETVMGRELFDHAFKTYSHRWKFKHPTPEDFFRTMEDASAVDLDWYWRGWFYTTDYVDMAVKDIKKYYVSDQPNKKMKAYLAERGIPESNLPPMVYLEEYDDAAMVSPELKDNLPSETSKTLKEFMMDNMTAAERAAIKEPKFFYEVTYNSPGGLPMPLIVEYTYADGSVKNVTYPPEIWRKNSKEVSMVISSTSELKGINIDPKMETADIDTTNNSWPKKEQESDFDKMKNGVKGK, from the coding sequence ATGATAAGAGTAAAGTACGCAGTTGCGTCTATTTTATTCCTTTTCGCGGCGGTATCTTTTGCACAAGAAACGGTCACTAAAGAAAAGGAGCCTGGGCATTACAACCAGAGCAAGTTTAAACAATTGTATGAAGAGTTCGCTACGCCGAATACTTACAGATCTGCATCTGGTGCACCTGGTCCTGATTACTACCAACAGCAGGCAGATTATGTAATGGATATTCGTTTAGACGATAAAAATGCCAAATTATTTGGTGAAGAAACCATTACATACACCAACAATTCTCCAGATGATCTAGAGTATTTATGGGTGCAGTTAGATCAAAATGTTAGAGAAAAAGATTCTAAAGCTGCATTAAAGAACGGTAGTGGAATTTCATTAGGTGATTCTCCTGAAAAATTTGTTGGGAATTACATGACAGAGTCTTTTGATGGTGGTTTTAATATAGACTACGTAAAAGATGCTTCTGGTAAAGCATTGCCATTTACGATCAACTTTACTATGATGCGTGTAGATTTACCTACACCTTTAAAGAGTGGCGATGACTTTTCTTTTGATATAAAATGGAACTATAACATACCTGACCATACGGTAAACAGAGCAAGATCTGGTTATGAATTTTTTGAGGAAGATGGCAACAGAGCATATGTAATTGCTCAATTCTTTCCAAGAATGGCAGTATACAATGATGTAGAAGGATGGCAGAACCACCAATTTTGGGGTAATGGCGAATTCGCACTTCCATTTGGTGACTATGAAGTAAATATTACGGTACCTGCAGATCATATTTTAGATGGTACAGGTGTACTTCAAAATAGAAAAGAAGTTTACAGTAAGGAAATGATGAGCCGTTATGAAAAGGCTAAAAAATCTTATGACAAGCCTGTTATTATCGTTACTCAAGCAGAAGCGGAAGCAGCAGAAAAAGGATTTTCAGAGAAAACAAAAACATGGAAGCTAAAGGCTGAAAATGTTCGTGATTTTGGCTTTGCAACTTCAAGAAAGTTTATTTGGGACATGCAAGCAGTTAAATTAGGAAACAGAGATGTAATGGCTGTTTCTATGTATCCTAAAGAAGGTAATCCTTTATGGGAAGAGTATTCAACTAAGGCAGTTGCGCACACATTGAAATCATATTCATCTCACACTTTTGATTATCCTTATCCTAAGGCAATATCTGTACACGCTAAGCGTCAAGGTATGGAATACCCTATGATTTGCTGGAACTACGGTAGACCAAACAAAGATGGTAGCTATTCAGATAGAACTAAATATGGTATGATCAGTGTAATTATTCATGAAGTAGGTCATAACTTCTTCCCAATGATCGTAAACTCAGACGAACGTCAATGGGGATGGATGGATGAAGGTCTAGATACCTTTATGCAATACATGGCAGAGCAGGAATTTGGTGAAGCCTACCCTACGGCAATAGCGCCAAATGATAAATACCCATCTAGAAGAGGTGATCCAGCAAAGATCGTACCTTACATGAGCGGTGATCAAAGTACTATTTCTCCAATTATGTCAAATCCTGAGAACGTATTTCAATTAGGTCCAAACGCGTATGGTAAGCCAGCAACAGCTTTGAATATATTAAGAGAAACTGTAATGGGGCGTGAGTTATTTGATCATGCTTTTAAAACATATTCTCACCGTTGGAAATTTAAGCACCCTACCCCAGAAGATTTCTTTAGAACAATGGAAGATGCGTCTGCCGTTGATTTAGATTGGTATTGGAGAGGATGGTTCTATACTACGGATTATGTAGATATGGCCGTAAAGGATATTAAGAAATACTATGTTAGCGATCAGCCAAACAAAAAAATGAAAGCGTATTTGGCAGAGCGTGGTATTCCAGAATCTAATTTACCACCAATGGTTTACTTAGAGGAATATGACGATGCAGCTATGGTATCACCTGAATTGAAAGATAACTTGCCATCAGAAACATCTAAAACTTTAAAAGAGTTTATGATGGATAACATGACAGCGGCAGAGAGAGCGGCAATAAAAGAGCCTAAGTTTTTCTACGAAGTAACATATAACAGCCCAGGTGGCTTACCAATGCCATTGATCGTAGAATATACGTATGCAGACGGTTCTGTTAAGAATGTTACCTACCCTCCAGAAATTTGGAGAAAGAACAGCAAAGAGGTAAGTATGGTAATTTCATCTACTTCTGAGTTAAAAGGAATAAACATTGATCCTAAAATGGAAACGGCGGATATTGATACAACGAACAATAGCTGGCCTAAGAAAGAGCAAGAGAGCGATTTCGATAAAATGAAGAATGGAGTAAAAGGAAAATAA
- a CDS encoding DUF6702 family protein: MKIFKPVLLLFILPIFAFAGAHKFYISVTNVDYSEKDEAVQIITRVFIDDMNTVLKERYGYPAVLGTDKETAIDKEFLEKYLRTKFLVEINGKTAKYDFIGHKYDSDMVICYLEVPNVSLNTLKQIGITNEVLTDIYDDQQNVVHMKIDGQKKSYVLIKSSPKGMLNL; encoded by the coding sequence ATGAAAATTTTTAAACCGGTACTACTATTATTTATTCTTCCAATTTTTGCATTTGCCGGAGCACATAAATTTTACATTAGTGTTACCAATGTTGATTATTCTGAGAAGGATGAGGCAGTACAAATAATTACCCGGGTTTTTATAGATGATATGAATACGGTGCTGAAAGAACGCTATGGATACCCAGCGGTGTTAGGAACAGATAAAGAAACGGCTATAGATAAAGAATTTTTGGAGAAATACCTACGTACCAAATTCTTGGTAGAAATCAATGGTAAAACAGCAAAGTATGACTTTATTGGGCATAAGTACGATTCTGATATGGTCATTTGTTATTTAGAAGTGCCCAATGTTTCTCTAAATACTTTAAAGCAAATAGGTATAACCAATGAAGTTCTGACGGATATTTATGATGACCAACAAAATGTGGTACATATGAAAATCGATGGTCAGAAAAAGAGCTACGTACTCATAAAATCAAGTCCTAAAGGAATGTTAAATTTGTAA
- a CDS encoding peptidase associated/transthyretin-like domain-containing protein gives MRSRLLLLLLFSSVFSWAQIGEFKKLEGRVYSDDGDVAATHVLNLTSKRASITDEYGYFAIPVKLYDTLEFSAVQYKKKIIVISSAIFESKLISVGLEDALTELDEVTVTPYSLSGNLLTDLSTLDIDPVVTSSTLGLPNAYVKIPTKAERELQAATKNPIMSMDALLNGISGRTKMLKKRVERNKLYDRTERVRTFYADSVYVKQLSIPEDKIDDFLYYCEVDPRFQQIVDTHSKIEIWEYLRRKSLLYRENNSLD, from the coding sequence ATGAGGAGTAGACTCCTTTTATTATTACTTTTTTCTAGTGTCTTCTCATGGGCGCAAATTGGCGAGTTTAAAAAATTAGAGGGTAGGGTGTATAGTGATGACGGTGATGTTGCCGCTACACATGTACTTAACCTTACTTCTAAAAGAGCCAGTATTACAGATGAATACGGGTATTTTGCTATTCCAGTAAAATTATACGATACTTTGGAGTTCTCTGCAGTTCAATACAAAAAGAAAATTATAGTAATCAGTTCCGCAATTTTTGAAAGTAAGTTGATTTCTGTTGGGCTAGAAGATGCTTTAACAGAATTAGATGAAGTGACGGTAACACCATATAGTCTTAGTGGTAATTTATTAACGGATCTATCTACGTTAGATATAGATCCAGTGGTTACGTCATCTACATTGGGTTTGCCCAATGCATATGTAAAAATACCTACCAAGGCAGAACGAGAATTACAAGCCGCAACCAAAAACCCCATTATGAGTATGGATGCTTTGCTGAATGGTATTTCTGGTCGTACCAAAATGTTGAAGAAAAGGGTGGAGCGTAATAAGCTTTATGATCGTACCGAACGTGTAAGAACGTTTTATGCCGATAGCGTGTATGTAAAACAGCTATCCATCCCTGAAGATAAAATTGATGATTTCTTATATTACTGCGAGGTAGACCCTAGATTTCAACAAATAGTAGATACCCATAGCAAAATAGAGATTTGGGAATATTTACGAAGGAAAAGTTTATTATATAGAGAAAATAATTCTTTAGATTAG
- a CDS encoding peptidase associated/transthyretin-like domain-containing protein — translation MTKKLLFLLVLLSTISGFSQDDTRRPLSGSVIYMNIGVPNENVINVTAEHATITNDQGLFRINVKVGDQIAFSAINYKIKVVTITEEILANNRLVVEVNEKVTELDEVVITPEQQERFLEVKNQEFKEYEYEIDRSTGVDNVAMSDADKGMQDGLNFVNIFRAIFKSQNENVEEAPKLKVSEVLRQVYDDSFFVMDLQIPQDKIDEFLYYCDDQMPATSLLKKENEFQLIDAMVNHSKTFLKDLNEE, via the coding sequence ATGACCAAAAAATTACTTTTTTTACTCGTATTACTTAGCACAATATCAGGCTTTTCGCAAGATGATACCAGACGGCCTTTAAGTGGTTCCGTAATTTATATGAACATTGGGGTACCCAATGAAAATGTGATCAATGTCACTGCTGAACATGCCACCATAACCAATGATCAAGGTTTATTCAGAATAAATGTAAAGGTGGGTGACCAAATTGCTTTTTCTGCCATTAATTACAAAATAAAAGTAGTGACCATTACCGAAGAAATTTTAGCCAACAATCGTTTGGTGGTAGAGGTAAACGAAAAAGTGACGGAATTGGACGAGGTGGTAATTACCCCAGAACAGCAAGAACGTTTTTTAGAAGTAAAGAACCAAGAGTTTAAAGAGTACGAATACGAAATTGATCGTAGTACCGGGGTAGATAATGTTGCCATGTCAGATGCTGACAAGGGGATGCAAGACGGTTTAAATTTTGTGAATATTTTTAGGGCTATATTTAAATCTCAAAACGAAAATGTAGAGGAAGCACCTAAATTAAAGGTGAGTGAAGTACTACGTCAAGTTTATGATGATTCTTTCTTTGTAATGGATTTACAGATACCACAAGATAAAATAGATGAGTTTCTATACTATTGTGATGATCAAATGCCTGCAACATCGCTTCTTAAGAAGGAGAATGAATTTCAGCTGATAGATGCAATGGTTAATCACAGTAAGACTTTTCTTAAAGATTTAAATGAGGAGTAG